The genome window GTTCTCGTCGAGGACCTTCGCCATCGGCGCCACACAGTTGGTGGTGCAGGAGGCGTTGGAGATGACGTGGTGGTTCGCCGGGTCGTACTTGTCCTGGTTGACGCCCATCACGATGGTGATGTCCTCGTCCTTGGCCGGAGCCGAGATGAGGACCTTCTTGGCGCCGCCGGCGAGGTGCTTCGCGGCGTCGGCCTTCTTCGTGAAGATGCCGGTGGACTCGATGACGACGTCGACACCCAGCTCGCCCCACGGGATGTCGGCGGGGTTGCGCTCGGAGAGCACCTTGATGGTGCGGCCGTCCACGGTGATCGTGTCGGCGGTGTGCGACACCTCGGCCTTGAGACGGCCCAGGATGGTGTCGTACTTCAGGAGGTGTGCGGTGGTCGCGGTGTCACCCAGGTCGTTGACAGCCACGATCTCGATGTCCGCACCCTGCTCCAGCAGCGCGCGGAAGTAGTTACGACCGATGCGGCCAAAGCCGTTGATGCCTACGCGGATCGTCACGAACCGATCTCCTCGTTGGTACGCCGGCTCAGTGCCGGCGAGCTGTATGGGATGTCCCCGACCGCCTACGACCCTACAGCCCCGGCGCCCGGCGAGTGACATCGAGATGCCCTATACATGCCGGTGCGGTCCGTACTCGCCGGTAGGGGTACGGACCGCCCTGGTTTTGCAAGGTGATTACCTTTTGAGCGGCCCCCCGATCATCTGATTCCAGAGGTCCGGAGGGCCGCTCACGAGGGCGTTCGCCACTCGTTCGGCTCAGTCGGCGCTCACTTCCTCAGCGCCGCCAGCGCCTTGCCGAGCAGTGCCTTGCGGTCGGCCGCCCCGGGGACCTGCTCCAGACCGAAGCCCAGCAGCACGGTGTCGTCCGTGGTGACCGCGCCGTAGGTCTTGAACAGTTCACCCGACAGACCCCAGTCCTTCACGACCGCCGGGCTGCCGGCGGGCGGGCCGGGGGTGCTCCAGGCGCCGAGCGACGTCTCGAAGCCCTCGACCGCGCCGGGCGTGCCGCCGATGACGACGGCGGCGTTGTCGGCGAGGAGGCCGCGACCGCCGCTGCCGGGGTCGGTGACATAGCTGAGCGACACCTCGACGGTCTTCCCAGCGTACGCGGACAGGTCGAACTCGACCTGCTGCCAGCCGTCCGAGGCCCCGGTGAAGCTGTTCCAGGCGCCGCTGGTGCCGCTGGGCGTGCAGCCCCCCGCGCCCAGGGTCAGATACCGCTTCAGCGCCGGGTGGCCCTGGATGAAGAACCCGGCCTCGCACTCGGTGGGCACGGCGGTGGAGGTGGCGCCACCGGTGTCCGGCAGCGTCGTCCAGTCGTCCGCCCCGACCGTGTGCGCCTCCAGGAGGGCGTGGTCGTAGCCCTCCTCGGTGCTCCACAGCAGCTGGGTGCGCAGGGTCGGCTTGTCCGCCGCGGTGACCGAGGTGAGGTCGATGGTGCGGGTGAGGCGGTTCCACGCGTAGTCGGTGTGCGTGGCGGCGGCCATGGACGCGCCCTCGTAGGGGCCGTACGGATTGACGGTCCCGGGGTACTGCCCCGCGCCGGCGCTCGCGAACTGCGGGAACGTCGTGGCGGGCAGCGCGTCCGAGGTGACACCGAACGAACCGGCGGTGTTCAGCGGGTTCCCGGGCGCGTCGCCGAGCGTGCCCGAGAAGCCGTCGAGCTTGCCGAGGCCCGCGAAGGCCGTGGCGTTCGGCAGGGAGGTACGGCTGTAGGCGCCCAGGTAGTACTGGCTGAAGTCGTTCGACAGGGTGCCGCCGCCGAGGTCGACGGAGCCGCCGGCGCTCTCGCCCGCCTCGATCAGCTTGCCGCCCTCGTTGAGGTAGGCGCGCAGTTCGAGCTGGGTGGCGACGCCCGGCCGGACGGCGCCCGTGTAGTGCACGACCTGCTTGAAGTGCTCCAGTACGCCGAGCGCGTCGGGCGCGCCCTGGGTCGCGACGTCCCAGACGAGCGCCTTCTTGCCGTTGGCCTTCAACGCGTCGACGTAGGCCTGTGTCTGGGTCGCGGTCGCGCCCTCCTCGGCGAGGACGAGCGTGTCGGCCTTGGGCCGTTCGGCGATCGTGTACGTGAAGCGCTCGCTCTTGGTGGGCTTGCCCTTCTTCGTCTCACCGGTGAACCAGATCTCGACCTTGTCGCCCGGCTCGCCGTCCCGCACCTTGGCCCGGTACTCGTCGAAGTACAGGTTGTCCTCACCGCCGAACGTCTCACCGCCCTTCCAGGACTTGAGCTTCTGGTCGTACGTACGGCCGCGGCCGTTGATCCGGTAGTTCAGCTCCTTGTCGCGCACCGACTTGCGGGCGACGACGGAGATCTCCTGGTCGGCGCCGCGCGAGTACGAGGTGGTGAACTCGGCCGGGGTGAAGTCGGGGGCGTCGACGCCGACGGAGGACTTCGGCTGGTCGGGTGTGGCCGCGGACTCGGCGAGGGAGAGCGCGAACGGGATGTTCTTCTCGAACTCCTGCTGGATCAGCTTCTCGTCGTCCGGGAACGTGAAGACCGAGGCGCAGTCCTCGGGCCGCCAGGCGTCGTTCGGGTCGATGTTCGAGGCGGTCTGGCAGGTCGACATCTCGGGGGTGTAGAACGCCGCGCCGTTGACGTTGGACGCGTGGCCGTCCGCCTCGCCGTTGGTGGTGTACAGCTCCGAGGAGAGCTGGGGGTGGTAGCCGGGGATCGCGGAGTTCTCGGGCGTGCCGGCGAGGGACTTGTACAGGACGTCGTCCGGCGTCGGGCTCGCCACCTGCCAGCCGACCCCGTAGAGGAGGAGTTCGGCGGCGGAGTGGTAGTTGATGCCGTACTCGAAGCCGATGCGCTTCTCGAAGGCGTCCAGGACCTTGGTCTCGGGCTCCGAGGCGGGGCCGGCGCCGCGGTAGGTCTCGCTGGTGGGGGCCGGGGACGAACCCTCGTTGTCGTAGCCCCACTTGTAGGGGAAGTTGCGGTTGAGGTCGACGCCGTCGCCGACGGTGATGGAGCCGTCGCCGTTGACGTCCCGCAGGTTCTTGCGCCACTGGCGGTTGTCGGTGTCCGCGTGGGTGAAGTCGTAGCCGTCCGGGTTGGCGGAGAGCACGAACCACAGCTCGGTGGTGTCGACGATCTTCTTGATCCGCTTGTCCGACTTGTAGTTGTCCAGGTAGTGGTGGAGCAGCCGCCGGGTCATCTCCGGCGTGATCCACTCACGCGCGTGCTGGTTGGACAGGTACAGCACAGAGGGCTTGACGCCGTCCTTGGTCTTCTTCGCGTCCTTGGTCAGCTTGACCGCGAGGATGTCCTGTCCCCCGAGGGACTTGCCGAGGGAGACCACCTTGGTCAGGGACGGGTTCTCCTGGCCCGTGCGGAGGATCTCCTCCTTGAGGTTGCCGACGCCGCTGTAGGGCCGGTAGACCCCGTCGCCCGCGGCCGTCACCCGCGCCTCGGCCTTGCTGGTGAGCCGGTGCTCCTTCAGCTCGACGCCCTGCTCCTCCAAGGCGTCCGCCTGCTTGTCGGTCAGATAGACCTCGACCGACGCGGTGCCCTTCTCCGGTGCCTGCTCGCTGAGTTCGTGGCCGTCCTGTCCGGCGGCGAGCAGCAGCGGTATCTGCTTCTTCGTCACCTCGGCGCGGAAGACCTTGACTTCCTCGGTGTCGGAGCCGTCGTTCTCGGCCGCCTGGGCCAGTGGTGCGAGTCCCGCGCCACCGCCCAGCAGGAGCGCGCCGGCGGCGAGGATCGCTCTCGCTCTTCGTCTCATGAGCCCCCCTTGCAGTGGTTCGCCCCAGCGGCGAACAGACGCCAGGCTCATGTCAGATATGGGTCACGTCAAGGATGCCTCACAGGCCATACACGGAATTCACGCAGAAAGCCGAAGGCCGGTGCCGACAGCACCCAAATGGGCGTCGGCACCGGCGAGTTGGGCCTTTCGGGTGTCTCTCACCCCACGAGATTCTCGGCCATCTCCTCGGTGAGGCTGGCCTCGGTGCCCGGGATGCCGAGGTCCGAGGCGCGCTTGTCGGCCATGGCCAGCAGCCGTCGGATGCGGCCGGCGACGGCGTCCTTGGTGAGCGGCGGGTCGGCGAGCGCGCCCAGTTCCTCCAGGGAGGCCTGCTTGTGCTCCATGCGCAGCCGTCCGGCGGCGGCGAGGTGCTCGGGGACGTCGTCGGCGAGGATCTCCAGGGCGCGGCCCACCCGGGCGCCGGCGGCGACGGCGGCACGGGCCGAGCGGCGCAGGTTGGCGTCGTCGAAGTTGGCGAGCCGGTTGGCCGTGGCCCGGACCTCGCGGCGCATCCGCCGCTCCTCCCAGGCGAGCACGGACTCATGGGCGCCGAGCCGGGTGAGCAGCGCGCCGATCGCGTCCCCGTCCCGGACGACGACCCGGTCCACGCCCCTCACCTCGCGGGCCTTCGCCGCGATCGACAGCCGCCGGGCGGCGCCGACCAGGGCGAGGGCGGCCTCCGGTCCCGGGCAGGTCACCTCCAGGGAGGACGAGCGGCCGGGCTCGGTGAGCGAGCCATGGGCCAGGAAGGCGCCCCGCCAGGCCGCCTCGGCGTCGCAGGTGGCCCCGGAGACCACCTGGGGCGGCAGGCCGCGGATCGGGCGGCCCCGGCCGTCCACCAGGCCGGTCTGGCGGGCCAGCTGGTCACCGCCGGCGACCACCCGCACCACGTAACGGGAGCCGCGGCGCAGTCCGCCGGGTGCCATCACGATCAGTTCGGAGCTGTGGCCGAAGATCTCCAGGATGTCCCGCTTGAGTCTGCGGGCCGCCATCGCGGTGTCCAGCTCCGCCTCGATCACGATGCGGCCGCTCACCAGGTGCAGCCCGCCCGCGAACCGCAGGATCGCCGAGACCTCCGCCTTTCTGCAGCAGGTCCGGGTGACGGGTAGCCGGGAGATCTCGTCCTTCACCGCTGCCGTCATCGCCATGGGCCGATCCTTCCATGCATCCGAAAAATACGGTCGTACGCGGCGGCCAACAGCTCCGGGTCGTGCCGCGGAGATCCATCGGTCCTGGCCACGGGCGCCAGCTCGACCGCGGCACCGAACCGTTTGGCGGCGTCGGTCAGGGAATCGCGGTCGGGCACGGCGGCCTCGTCGGCCAGCACCACGTCCAGGGCGAGTTTAGGGGCGTGTCGTGCCAAAACCTCCAAATGACGCTGCGGGGAGAAGCCATCGGTTTCTCCCGGCTGCGGGGCGAGGTTCAGCGACAGCACGAGCCGGCCCTTGGTCTCGGTGAGGGCGTCGAGCAGCTCGGGCACCAGCAGATGCGGGATCACCGAGGAGAACCAGGAGCCGGGGCCGAGGACCACCCAGTCGGCGTCGCGGACCGCCGCCACTGCCTCGGGCACGGCGGGCGGGTCGTGCGGCACGACGTGCACGGACTGCACCTCGCCGGGGGTGAGCGCGACGGTCGCCTGCCCCCGGACGGTGTCCACGTCGTCCGGGCGCGCCGGATCGTGCCCCTTGACCAGGGCCTGCAGCTCCAGCGGTACGGCCGACATGGGCAGCACCCGGCCCTGGGCGCCCAGCAGCCTGCCGACCAGGTCGAGGGCCTGGACATGGTCGCCGAGCTGCTCCCACAGAGCGACGATCAGCAGATTGCCGACCGCGTGCTCGTGCAGGTCGCCCTGGGACTGGAAGCGGTGCTGGATGACCCGGGCCCAGGTCTGGCCCCAGTCGTCGTCGCCGCACAGCGCGGCCAGCGCCTTGCGCAGATCGCCGGGCGGCAGGACGCCCAGTTCGTCCCGGAGGCGTCCGCTGGAGCCCCCGTCGTCGGCCACGGTGACGACGGCGGTGAGGTCGCCGGTGATCCGGCGCAGCGCGGCGAGCGAGGCGGACAGGCCCATGCCGCCGCCGAGCGCGACGACCTTGGGCTGGGCGCCCCGGCGGCGCGGCCGGGCGCCGCGTGCCTCGGCGGGCCTGCCCTCACGGCCCTCGGGGACGACCCGGCGCAGTCTGCTGAGCCTGCTCGGCCGCGACGCGGTGGGTCCGGTCACTCGCGCCCCATGTCCCGGTGCACGACCACGGTCTCGACGCCCTGGGAGGCGAGGCGGGCGGCGAGCTTCTCGGAGGTGGCGACCGAGCGGTGCTTGCCGCCGGTGCAGCCGACCGCGATGGTCACGTACCGCTTGCCCTCGCGGCGGTAACCGGCGGCGATCATCTGGAGCAGCTCGGTGTAGCGGTCGAGGAACTCCTTGGCGCCCGGCTGGTTGAAGACGTAGGCGGAGACCTCCTCGTTGAGGCCGGTGAACGGGCGCAGCTCCGGCACCCAGTGCGGGTTGGGCAGGAAGCGCATGTCCACGACCAGGTCGGCGTCGACCGGGAGGCCGTACTTGAAGCCGAAGGACATGACGGTGGCCCGCAGCTCGGGCTCCTCCTCGCCGGCGAACTGGGCGTCCATCTTGGCCCGCAGCTCGTGCACGTTCAGGCTGGAGGTGTCGATGACCAGGTCGGCGTCGCCGCGCAGCTCGCGCAGCAGCTCCCGCTCGGCGGCGATGCCGTCGGTGATGCGGCCGTCGCCCTGGAGGGGGTGCGGGCGGCGGACCGACTCGAAGCGGCGCACGAGGGCGTCGTCGGAGGACTCCAGGAAGACGATCCGCCGGGTGACGTGCTTGGTCGCCAGGTCGGCGAGGGAGTCACGGAGGTTGTCGAAGAAGCGGCGGCCTCGGACGTCGACGACGACCGCGATCCGGGCCACGTTCCCCTGGGAGCGGGCGCCCAGCTCCACCATGGTGGGGATCAGGGCGGGTGGCAGGTTGTCGACGACGAACCAGCCGAGGTCCTCCAGACACTTGGCGGCCGTGGACCGTCCGGCGCCGGACATGCCGGAGATGATGACCAGCTCGGGGATGGCCGCCTCGGGGACCCCGGCTGTTTCGATGCCCGTACTCACGTGTGCTCCGTCTTCCTGTGGCGCTGGGTGCCGCGGGGTATCGTCGCCCGCCGCGCTGTGGGCTTCCCCGCGCTCCGCTGTGTGCTCGTGGTGCTGTTCTTCTTCTGGACGCGCCATGCGCTCCGGGAGTTCTGCGGGTTCCGGGAGTTCTGGGCGCTGTGCGTGCTCGGTCATGTCTCCTGCCCTCGCCGCCGGTCCGGGGCGCCCGCGGCCACGGGCTCCCCAGAGGGGTCCGCCGTCGTACCGGGCTCCTCTTCCTCCATGATCTCTCCAGTGGCCGTGTTCACGGCGGGGGCGGCCGGAGCCGCCTGGGCGAGGGCCGCGGCGATCGTCTCGGCCGTCTTGCGGCCTATGCCGGGAACCTCGCAGATCTGGTCGATCGTCGCGGAACGCAGCTTCTTCAGCGAACCGAAGTGCTTCAGCAGGGCCTGCTTGCGAGCCTCCCCGAGGCCGGGCACGTCGTCCAAGGGGCTCGCCCGGAAACGCTTGGCGCGTTTGGTCCGCTGGTAGGTGATCGCGAAGCGGTGGGCCTCGTCGCGGACGCGCTGGAGCAGATAGAGGCCCTCGCTGGTGCGGGGCAGGACCACCGGGTCGTCCTCGCCGGGCACCCAGACCTCCTCCAGGCGCTTGGCGAGGCCGCACACGGCGATGTCGTCGATGCCCAGCTCGTCGAGCGCCCGCCGCGCGGCGGCGACCTGCGGCTGTCCGCCGTCCACGACGACGAGCTGCGGCGGGTAGGCGAACCGCTTGGGCCGGCCGTCCTCCTCGGTGAGGGGGTTCTCGTCCTCCACCCACTCGCCGGTCTTCTCCTTCTCCGCGAGGTAGCGCCGGAAGCGGCGGGCGATGACCTCGTGCATGGAGCGGACGTCGTCCTGCCCCTCGCCGTGCCAGACCTGCGTGTCTCCGACCCGGCCCTTGATCTGGAAGCGGCGGTACTCGCTCTTGCGGGCCAGTCCGTCCTCGAAGACGACCATGGAGGCCACGACGTCGTCGCCCTGGAGGTGGGAGATGTCGTAGCACTCGATCCTGAGCGGGGCGCTGTCCAGGTCGAGGGCCTCGGCGATCTCCTCCAGCGCGCGGGAGCGGGTGGTGAGGTCGGAGGCGCGCTTGGTCTTGTGCAGCACCAGCGACTGCTGGGCGTTGCGGGCGACGGTCTCCATGAGCGCCTTCTTGTCGCCGCGCTGCGGGATGCGCAAGGAGACGTTGGCGCCGCGCCGCCCGGTGAGCCACTCCTGGACGGGCCCCACGGGGTCGGGCAGCGCGGGGACGAGGACCTCCTTGGGCACGGAGTCGCCGGTCTCCTCGCCGTACAGCTGCTGCAGGGCGTGTTCGACGAGGTCACCGGTGGTGACGGCCTCGACCTTGTCGGTGACCCAGCCGCGCTGGCCGCGCACGCGTCCGCCGCGTACGTGGAAGATCTGGACGGCCGCCTCCAGCTCGTCCTCGGCGAGGGCGATCAGATCGGCGTCGGTCGCGTCGGCGAGCACGACCGCGTTCTTCTCCATGGCCTTCTTCAGGGCCTCGATGTCGTCGCGCAGCCGGGCGGCCCGCTCGTACTCCATCTCCTCGGCCGCGTCCGTCATCCGTTTTTCGAGGCGGCGGATGTAGGTGCCCGTGCGGCCGGCCATGAAGTCGCTGAACTCGTCGGCCAGTTCGCGGTGGTCCTCTTCGGAGATCCGCTCGACGCAGGGGGCCGAGCACTTGCCGATGTAGCCGAGCAGACAGGGCCGCCCGGTGCGGGACGCGTTCTTGAAGACGCCGGCGGAGCAGGTGCGTACGGGGAAGACGCGCAGCAGCAGATCGACCGTGTCCCGGATCGCCCACGCGTGCGCGTACGGCCCGAAGTAGCGCACGCCCTTCTTCTTGTGACCGCGCATCACCTGCACGCGCGGGTACCGCTCGTTCATCGTGACCGCGAGGTACGGATAGCTCTTGTCGTCGCGGTACTTGACGTTGAACCGGGGGTCGAACTCCTTGATCCAGGAGTACTCCAGCTGAAGCGCCTCGACCTCCGTGGACACCACGGTCCACTCCACGGAGGCAGCTGTGGTGACCATCGTGCGGGTGCGCGGGTGGAGACCGGTCAGGTCCTGGAAGTAGTTGGCCAGGCGCTGACGCAGGCTCTTCGCCTTCCCGACGTAGATCACCCGACGGTGCTCGTCACGGAACTTGTACACCCCGGGAGAGTCCGGGATCTGCCCCGGACTGGGGCGGTAGCTGGAGGGATCGGCCATGCTTCACACCCTACTGGCGGGGAGTGACAGCGCGGGGGCCCCTGTGGACAGACCGGCCCACCCTCGTCGAACGACCGTTCTCCTCGGGCTCTAGTACTGCAACCGCATCTGGCGTGACGGATGGTCGGCGGTCTCGTTGGTATGACTGTGTGCTGATGCGCTGACGGTTGAGCAGGTCGAGTCGTGGTCCGAGGGGGTGGCCGGGCTCCATGCCCGGTTCGCCCACCGTTTCGGCAGGTCGGAGCCCCGCGAGCGGGCGCTGGACTACCTGAACGGACTCGTCGCGCCGCTGGAGAAGAAGAACGGGTGGACGCTGTCCGAGCAGGTCGGGCAGCTCCGCCCGGACGGCGTCCAGCGCCTGCTCAACCACTCCGACTGGGACGAGAACGCGGTCCGCGACGATGTGCGCGACTTCGTCGTGGAGACCATCGGAGCCAAGAACGCGGTCCTGATCTGCGACGACACCGGTTTCCTGAAGAAGGGCACCAAGTCCGCCGGAGTCCAGCGGCAGTACACAGGTACCGCCGGCCGCACGGAGAACTGCCAGATCGGGACCTTCCTGGCCTACGCCTCCGCCAGGGGGCGGGCATTGATCGACCGTGAGCTCTACATCCCCGTTTCCTGGACGGATGACCGTGAGCGCTGCCGCGCAGCCGGGATCGACGACGAGATCCCCTTCGCGACCAAGAATGAGCACTGCAAGTGGATGCTGCAACGTGCCGTCGACGCAGGCATCCCGTTCGCGTGGGTCACCGCTGACGAGGCATACGGGCAGGTCAAGCACCTGCGGGTATGGCTGGAGGAACGCAGGATCGCGCACGTACTGGCCACCAAGGTCAACGACACCGTGACCACGGCGGACGGCGGCGACGCCAGGGTGGACCAGTTGGTCGCCGCCCTGCCCAGGCAAGCGTGGAAGCGGGTTTCCGGGGGCCAGGGCGCGCACGGCGAACGGATCTACGACTGGGCCCGCGTCGCCATCCGCCCGTACTGGGAGAACGGCTTCGGGCACTGGGTTCTGGCCCGCCGCAGCATCAGCGACCCCACCGAGATCGCCTACTACGTCTGCTACGGATCGGTGGCCTCCCGGCTGAAAGACCTGGTCAAGGTAGCCGCCGCGAGGTGGGCGGTGGAGGAGTGCTTCCAGACCGCCAAGGGCGAGTGCGGCCTGGACCACTACCAGGTGAGGCTCTACCGGGCCTGGTACCGCCACATCACCCTGGCCATGGCCGCCCTCGCCTACCTGACCGCCGTCCGCGCCGCAGAAGCCGCAAAAGGGGCGGAGCGGACGACGAGCAAGACCTCATACCCCTCAGCGTCCCGGAGATCCGCCGACTGATCGGCCACATCATCGTCACGCCCCGCCACCACAGCAACGACCATCATCTGCACTGGTCACGCTTCCGACGACGCAGCCAGGCCCGTGCCCGCCGCTCCCACTACAAACGCCGAGGCCACAACCCGCAGATGCGGTTGCAGTACTAGCGCGTCTCCAGGAACGTCAGCACGGCCAGGACCCGCCGGTGGTCGTCCGGCTCCTCGGGCAGCCGCAGCTTCCCCAGGATGCTCCGCACATGCTTCTCGACCGTGCCCTCGGTGACCCAGAGCCGCCGGCCGATCCCCGAATTGGACCGCCCCTCGGCCATGAGCCCGAGAACCTCCCGCTCCCGGTTGCTGAGCATCGACAGCGGGTCGTCGCGTCTCTGCGCGGCCACCAGTTCCTGCACCAGCGACGGGTCCACCACCGACCCGCCTCGGCGGATGCGGTCCAGGGTCTCCAGGAACTCGTCCACGACGGTGATCCGGCTCTTCAGCAGATAGCCGATGGCACGGCCCCCCGCCAGCAGCTCCAACGCGTCCTCGACCTCGACGAACGCCGACAGCACGAGGATCCCGACCGAGGGATACCGCTCCCGGATCACTCCGGCGGCCTTCAGCCCCTCCGTGGACTGTGTCGGCGGCATCCTGATGTCGACGATCGCGATGTCCGGAAGCTGTGTCTCCACCAGCTCCATGAGGCCGCCGGCGTCACCGGCCTGCCCCACCACCTCGTAGCCGACGCGCTCGCAGAGGCTCGCCAACCCCTCCCGCAGGAGCACGTCGTCGTCCGCCAGCACCACCCGTCCGCGCAGCGGACGCTGATCGGCCTCCATGGTCTCGGTCTCCCCCTTGCCCGACCTGTCCCGTTCGTCCCAACAGCCTGCCTGAACATGGGTCTTACGGCTAGCCGGAAGCCTAGTTGGGGGCGGGCCGTGAAGACACCTGAACGTTTGCCCGCAATGCTCGAAGAAGTGCGGCCGCAGGGGAATCGACGCCTCTGACGGGAGACGGCGAGACCTCCGGCTGCCCGAGAGCCGGACGGCCGTCTCCGCCGTCCGATTCGACCGCCCGGAACGTGCGCCCCGTACCGGGACCCGGACTCCCCCCTTTGAACGGGTCCCACCGCGTACGCTTCGGGCGGTCACGCACACGGCGGGACGGCCGCCGCGGCCTCCCCGGGCGGTGTCAGCGGCAGCCGCACCCGCAGGGTCGTACCGCTCCCCGGCGGGCTGGTGATCGTCAACCTGCCGCCGATCGCTTCCACCCGGTCGATGAGCCCGATGAGCCCCGATCCCTTGTCGGGTTCCGCTCCCCCGACCCCGTCGTCGCGGATGACCAGCTCCAGTACGCCCGAGCGTTCCTCGGCGGCCACGGTCACGACGCTCGCGCGCGCGTGCTTGACGGCGTTGGTGAGGCTCTCGGAAGTGACGTAGTACGCGGCCACCTCGACCTGTTCCGGGAGGCGGGCGCCCGCGAGGGCGAGGTCGAGTTCCATGGGGATGGCGGAGCGGCGGGCCAGAGCGCGCAGAGCGGGGCCCAGGCCGCCCCGGGAGAGGACGGACGGATGGATGCCCCGGGCCACCTGGAGCAGGTCCTGGAAGGTGTCGTCGAGGCCCTTGGCCAGCTGGTCCAGCTGCTGCGCGAGCTCCGAGGAACGGTCCTCCACCAGGGTCTCCGCCATCCGCAGCTCCAGCTGGAGGGAGACCAGGCGCTGCTGGACGCCGTCGTGCAGATCGCGTTCGATACGGCGCCGGGAGGCGTCCCCGGCGGCGACCACACGCGCGCGTGAGGCGGTCAGCTGGGCGCGGCTGTCGGCGTTGGCGATCGCGGTGGCGATCAGTTCGGTGAAGTCGGCGAGCCGGGACTCGGTGCCCCCGGGCAGCGGGTCGAGGAGCGAGGCCGCCACGACGACC of Streptomyces phaeolivaceus contains these proteins:
- the whiA gene encoding DNA-binding protein WhiA — protein: MAMTAAVKDEISRLPVTRTCCRKAEVSAILRFAGGLHLVSGRIVIEAELDTAMAARRLKRDILEIFGHSSELIVMAPGGLRRGSRYVVRVVAGGDQLARQTGLVDGRGRPIRGLPPQVVSGATCDAEAAWRGAFLAHGSLTEPGRSSSLEVTCPGPEAALALVGAARRLSIAAKAREVRGVDRVVVRDGDAIGALLTRLGAHESVLAWEERRMRREVRATANRLANFDDANLRRSARAAVAAGARVGRALEILADDVPEHLAAAGRLRMEHKQASLEELGALADPPLTKDAVAGRIRRLLAMADKRASDLGIPGTEASLTEEMAENLVG
- a CDS encoding gluconeogenesis factor YvcK family protein produces the protein MTGPTASRPSRLSRLRRVVPEGREGRPAEARGARPRRRGAQPKVVALGGGMGLSASLAALRRITGDLTAVVTVADDGGSSGRLRDELGVLPPGDLRKALAALCGDDDWGQTWARVIQHRFQSQGDLHEHAVGNLLIVALWEQLGDHVQALDLVGRLLGAQGRVLPMSAVPLELQALVKGHDPARPDDVDTVRGQATVALTPGEVQSVHVVPHDPPAVPEAVAAVRDADWVVLGPGSWFSSVIPHLLVPELLDALTETKGRLVLSLNLAPQPGETDGFSPQRHLEVLARHAPKLALDVVLADEAAVPDRDSLTDAAKRFGAAVELAPVARTDGSPRHDPELLAAAYDRIFRMHGRIGPWR
- the gap gene encoding type I glyceraldehyde-3-phosphate dehydrogenase, which gives rise to MTIRVGINGFGRIGRNYFRALLEQGADIEIVAVNDLGDTATTAHLLKYDTILGRLKAEVSHTADTITVDGRTIKVLSERNPADIPWGELGVDVVIESTGIFTKKADAAKHLAGGAKKVLISAPAKDEDITIVMGVNQDKYDPANHHVISNASCTTNCVAPMAKVLDENFGIVKGLMTTVHAYTNDQRILDFPHSDLRRARAAAENIIPTTTGAAKATALVLPQLKGKLDGIAMRVPVPTGSATDLVVTLQREVTKDEVNAAFKKASEDGALKGYLAYTEDEIVSSDIVSDPASCTFDSSLTMVQEGNTVKILGWYDNEWGYSNRLVDLTVFVGEQL
- a CDS encoding M14 family metallopeptidase, with the translated sequence MRRRARAILAAGALLLGGGAGLAPLAQAAENDGSDTEEVKVFRAEVTKKQIPLLLAAGQDGHELSEQAPEKGTASVEVYLTDKQADALEEQGVELKEHRLTSKAEARVTAAGDGVYRPYSGVGNLKEEILRTGQENPSLTKVVSLGKSLGGQDILAVKLTKDAKKTKDGVKPSVLYLSNQHAREWITPEMTRRLLHHYLDNYKSDKRIKKIVDTTELWFVLSANPDGYDFTHADTDNRQWRKNLRDVNGDGSITVGDGVDLNRNFPYKWGYDNEGSSPAPTSETYRGAGPASEPETKVLDAFEKRIGFEYGINYHSAAELLLYGVGWQVASPTPDDVLYKSLAGTPENSAIPGYHPQLSSELYTTNGEADGHASNVNGAAFYTPEMSTCQTASNIDPNDAWRPEDCASVFTFPDDEKLIQQEFEKNIPFALSLAESAATPDQPKSSVGVDAPDFTPAEFTTSYSRGADQEISVVARKSVRDKELNYRINGRGRTYDQKLKSWKGGETFGGEDNLYFDEYRAKVRDGEPGDKVEIWFTGETKKGKPTKSERFTYTIAERPKADTLVLAEEGATATQTQAYVDALKANGKKALVWDVATQGAPDALGVLEHFKQVVHYTGAVRPGVATQLELRAYLNEGGKLIEAGESAGGSVDLGGGTLSNDFSQYYLGAYSRTSLPNATAFAGLGKLDGFSGTLGDAPGNPLNTAGSFGVTSDALPATTFPQFASAGAGQYPGTVNPYGPYEGASMAAATHTDYAWNRLTRTIDLTSVTAADKPTLRTQLLWSTEEGYDHALLEAHTVGADDWTTLPDTGGATSTAVPTECEAGFFIQGHPALKRYLTLGAGGCTPSGTSGAWNSFTGASDGWQQVEFDLSAYAGKTVEVSLSYVTDPGSGGRGLLADNAAVVIGGTPGAVEGFETSLGAWSTPGPPAGSPAVVKDWGLSGELFKTYGAVTTDDTVLLGFGLEQVPGAADRKALLGKALAALRK
- the uvrC gene encoding excinuclease ABC subunit UvrC; this translates as MADPSSYRPSPGQIPDSPGVYKFRDEHRRVIYVGKAKSLRQRLANYFQDLTGLHPRTRTMVTTAASVEWTVVSTEVEALQLEYSWIKEFDPRFNVKYRDDKSYPYLAVTMNERYPRVQVMRGHKKKGVRYFGPYAHAWAIRDTVDLLLRVFPVRTCSAGVFKNASRTGRPCLLGYIGKCSAPCVERISEEDHRELADEFSDFMAGRTGTYIRRLEKRMTDAAEEMEYERAARLRDDIEALKKAMEKNAVVLADATDADLIALAEDELEAAVQIFHVRGGRVRGQRGWVTDKVEAVTTGDLVEHALQQLYGEETGDSVPKEVLVPALPDPVGPVQEWLTGRRGANVSLRIPQRGDKKALMETVARNAQQSLVLHKTKRASDLTTRSRALEEIAEALDLDSAPLRIECYDISHLQGDDVVASMVVFEDGLARKSEYRRFQIKGRVGDTQVWHGEGQDDVRSMHEVIARRFRRYLAEKEKTGEWVEDENPLTEEDGRPKRFAYPPQLVVVDGGQPQVAAARRALDELGIDDIAVCGLAKRLEEVWVPGEDDPVVLPRTSEGLYLLQRVRDEAHRFAITYQRTKRAKRFRASPLDDVPGLGEARKQALLKHFGSLKKLRSATIDQICEVPGIGRKTAETIAAALAQAAPAAPAVNTATGEIMEEEEPGTTADPSGEPVAAGAPDRRRGQET
- the rapZ gene encoding RNase adapter RapZ, giving the protein MARPEEEQHHEHTAERGEAHSAAGDDTPRHPAPQEDGAHVSTGIETAGVPEAAIPELVIISGMSGAGRSTAAKCLEDLGWFVVDNLPPALIPTMVELGARSQGNVARIAVVVDVRGRRFFDNLRDSLADLATKHVTRRIVFLESSDDALVRRFESVRRPHPLQGDGRITDGIAAERELLRELRGDADLVIDTSSLNVHELRAKMDAQFAGEEEPELRATVMSFGFKYGLPVDADLVVDMRFLPNPHWVPELRPFTGLNEEVSAYVFNQPGAKEFLDRYTELLQMIAAGYRREGKRYVTIAVGCTGGKHRSVATSEKLAARLASQGVETVVVHRDMGRE